CCGGCGGCACCCTCACTTCAGTCGCGAAAGGCAAACTCTCGGCAGACGAAAAGAAAATCGAAGGCGCTACCGTCATCTACCGCGCCACGCCCGAATATGACGGCACCCTCCACTATGGCGGCCGCATCCTCATCGATAAGGAAGGCAACCTCCTGGTGAGCACCGGCGAACGGTCGGACCTTGCAACCCGCCCCCAGGCGCAGGACCTCAAATCCGGCCTCGGTAAAATCGTCCGCATTACGAAAGACGGCAAACCTGCGGCAGGCAATCCCTTCGCGGGCAACGCCGACGCCCGTCCCGAACTGTATTCTTACGGTCACCGCAACGTGCAGGGCCTGGCATTCCACCCCGTTACCGGCGACCTCTGGGAAACGGAGTTTGGCCCCCGCGGCGGCGATGAGCTTAACCGCGTGGAACCCGGGAAAAACTACGGCTGGCCCACGATCACCTATGGTTTGGAATACAGCGGTAAAAAGATCGGCGACAGCATCCAGCAGAAAGCAGGACTGGAGCAACCCGTATACTACTGGGATCCGGTACTTTCGCCCAGCGGCATGACGTTCTACACCGGAACCGACATCCCCGAATGGAAAAACAACCTCTTCATTAGCGGTCTGAGCAGCACGCATATCGCGCGCCTCGTGATCGAGAATAACAAAGTGGTAGGCGAAGAGCTGATCCTTCCGAAAGAAGGCCAGCGTTTCCGTGATATCACCCAGGGCAATGATGGCGCCCTGTACACCGTAACCGACCAGGGACGGTTGTACCGCATCGCGAAGAAATAATCACCCGATTATACAGGAAACGCCCGCGGAACCATGGTTTCACGGGCGTTTCCGTTTTCCGGCATTTACTCCCGCGAACTCCGGTTATGTTACCCCGTTTCCTGTTGTAGCTATAAACGGAAAAGGCGCTTTCGTATATGACTGCGGCATTATCGCATCCATCCCCCCTATTTTTATGACACCATGCATAACCCGACTTAATATTCACCAACACATAACCCGTATTCCATGAAAAAAATGTTACTCGCCCTATTGCCCCTGGCAATTGCAGGAGGCTCCACGATTGCGCAGACCAAACCCTTCTACTATGCAGATGGTAAACGTATGTATCTCGATGCGGATACTACTGCTATCTTTGTAAAATTCAAAGACCTGGAAGCTAAAGTCCCGTTTGAACAAACTGTGCATGCAACTGGTGTTGTAAGCGCCGAGAAAACCCGTTATCCGTCCGTGCAGAAAATCCACCTTGATCCCAACAGTAAAACCAGTGCGATGGCGGCCATCCGCAGTAACAATGCCATTGCCTACTCCTGGCAGGCGCTTACGGCAGGTGATAATGAACCCATTATACCCACAGGCGAAATAATTGTAATGCCCAAACCCGGAGGCCCCGACGTGGCAACGCTGGTTAAAAAGCTGGACCTGGATGTCATCATTAAAGAAAAAGATCCTTTGCTCGACGGTGCGGTTGCATTAGTGGTTCCCAACGATGCGGATCTGTTTGACTTCGCCAACCGCATTTATGAAAGCGGCGGAGTAAAATATGCCACCCCAAATTTCTGGATGCACTTTTCAAATGAGGCACCCAATGACCCTTTGTACAACCAACAAACCTGGCTGAATAACACCGCCAACCCACTGATCGATATTAATGTGGAAGATACCTGGCCGCTGACGACCAACCTGGTCAAAATAGCCGTAATGGATGATGGCATAGCAGCCCACCCCGACTTTCCGGCAGGTGCATTGCAAACAGGCTGGGCGCCTCGCAACCCCGGTGGCGGCGGGCTGCCCAATTACTCCAGGACAGGCGTCGGCCATGGACAATCGGTTGCCGGCATCATCGCGGCAAAGGCCAACAATAATACAGGGATAGCGGGCGGATACCAGGGGCCGTGCCAGCTGTACAGCCTTAATATTTTTTGGGACGGATTGGAAACCGCGCAAGATATCGCCAACGCATTTAATTATGCGCGGAACAATCTGAATGTGGATGTTATCAACGGAAGCTGGGGTTATTCTCCCGGAGCCAACTTCGATAATATCAATACGGCGATAGATAATGCTGCTATTCATGGCCGTGGCGGCAAGGGGATTGCTATTGTCCAATCATCCGGAAATGACATTACAATGACCAACCTCACGGTTCGATACCCGGCAACCCGTTCTACGGTGACAGCCGTTGGCGCAATCGATGATAACGGCGTGGTAACGTACTTCAGTTGTCGCGGGCCCGAATTGGACGTTGTGGCGCTCGGCGAGGTGACCAGTGTATTAACGACAGATTTACAGGGTGCGCCGGGAGACAATTCAGGCGACTACCGCTGGTTTGGCGGCACTTCGGCCGCGGCGCCTATGGTCGCTGCCATTGCAGCCGGCGCGATTTCCATATCTCCCAATGCTTCAAGTGTGCGAATCAATAGCGCTCTTACATCGGGTACCCGCGACCTCGGTCCCTGGTTTTTCGATAATGACTATGGGTGGGGGCTGGTGAATGGCTGTGCCGCGCTTGCCACTGCCGTTGCAGTTCAATGCGAGATTACAGGCCCGCAGTATGTGGGCACTATGGGTGGCTACTTCGCCGTAACTAATCTGCCTGCCAATCTCCCGCTTACCGTTGAATGGCTTCACTCCGGCTCGGCGCAATATACCCTGACACCTACTTCGCCCAATGGTTCAACTTGTACAATCGTACCAACGACTAACGGACAGATCACATTATCGGCACTTATACGTGGGGTTTGCGATGTAGCCCAGTTGATACTCTTTCTTCCCACCATCTATACCGTTGTGCCATTAGCCGCCCCCATCGAGCAATACATTATTTCGCCAGTACCGGCATCCCAACAGCTGACGGTAAAAATTAATGAGGAAAACGGGAAACCAGTTTCGGATATCCGGGAAGTCAGCCTCTTCGACAAAACGGGATTATTAAAGGTTGTACGGCGGTTTCCTGCAGGACAGCGCAATGTAACCATAGATATTTCCCACCTGCCGGCAGATATTTACGTAGTGAAGGTGGATGACGAGAATAAATCCACAGAAATTTTCGCCAAACAAATTGTAATCGGCAGATAGCTGGTTAAAAAGGATAAATTCCTTACTGTAACTAATCTGCGCCGGCCTGTATGCTTACAGGCCGGTGTTGATTTTATAAATTCAACCGCTCCAGTTTACGAAACTTCTTTATCCGGTGGAACGTAAGGTAATTCGCGTCATGGTTATTATGCGCCTTTCCCGCTCCTTCTCCGAATGCCGTCCGCGATAGGACAATTATATCATTTCCTTCGAATTGCCAGTCAACATATTGGAAACCGTGATGCAATACATCCGGATGCTGCAGAATAATTTCATGTGTTTGCCAGTTGCGCAGGTCAGCCGAGCTCATCAGGGCCAGTGTATTCCGGAAGGTGGCGGGGTTGCGCTTCGGAAACTGATCGCGGAACTGTTGGGGAATGATGTTGGAAAGCGTCCAATAGCGGCCGGATTTTTCATCGAAACGTATCACGAACTTCTTGCTGCCGCCGGGGAAAGGAATGAAGTCGTTCGCGGCATCGAACGTAGCCTGCTTGCCATTGGCGCTGACGCGCACGACCGCCGCTTTCTCATCCAGCGAAGAACGGTCATCCACGCGGAGTATATTCACGATGCTGCCATCCGGCGCCGCTACGGCATTGCCTTCGAGCCAGCCGGTAAAGTGGCCGTCCAGCCAGGTGGAATCATATAAAATCGAATTGGAAACCGTCCATGATGCAGCTTTGAGCAAATCTGCGTCCACCGGGGCCGACATCATCATGGCGCCATAACGTTTTCCCCAATCCAATACCGGCCCATGCGCCGTTTCCATCGCCCGCCAGATGCGGCCGTTATGGACGAGCACCGGCATGGGTGCGCAATGGTACATCCCGGCCAGGAGCAGCCCGTTGTCCCGGGTGAGTGGTTGCGTCCAGGTAGCGCCCGCGTCGGTCGACCGCCGGATGAGGACCGTGCCGTGATGGCGGTCGGGGCCCAGGAGGTATAAGGTATCTTTATGTACGAAAAGGCTCGACCAGAACGCGCCGTTTACGGTGCTCACCTGCTCCCAGGATTTGCCTTTATCGCGCGAACGGAACACCCGCGTTACCGCCTGTACGAATTCCGAGCTTTGCGGCCCGAAGAAGTCGTGGGAGGCAACATAGGAGCCATCGGGCAGGATCGCCAGGGAAGGGGAACCTATATATGTTTTCGTCTCCGCGGGCACATAGGTGACGATGGCGCCCGGAGGGGCCTGCTGTGCGCGGACTTCTGCACCAGAAGCAAGGAGCAGCGCCAGGAAAAGGGAGCATTTCAGGAGGGAGGCTTTCATGCGTCCAAGATGGTAAAAATTCCACGCCGGTCAAAGTTATTTCTCTACGTCAATACCTGGCTATGATGGTTTTGCGAGAATACGAAAACCGGAATTTGCGCCATATCCAATTATTACTTACATTTGAACCCACTCTATTAAGACTCTGTAGCTCAGTTGGTAGAGCAGCTGACTCTTAATCAGCGGGCCTAGGGTTCGAGTCCCTACAGGGTCACTTGAAGGGACAAATCTAAAAATAATGGATTTGTCCCTTTATACTGCGGAAATAAGGCATCAAAATAATTAATCTTCAAGGTGACTTAAGATGGCTTAATAATATCCAGCCATCCGTGAAGGCTACTTCACCTGGATTGTAGGGGTGTTATTTATTATCTTCCAATCTCCAGTATCCCGAATGCATATTATCAATGAGTGAAAGATAAGATACGCGCTTTCCAACGTCGTTTGTGCAATAGCCATATTTCCTGATTGTTCCATGCTGTTTATGACCAGGCTCCTTGGGCTGCCTCCGAACCGCTTGGTACGGATGAGATCGATATAGTCAGATTTTGAGAATACAAAAATCCCCTTTTCATCGAAAAACCCGTCCTGTATATTCTGAAAGCAGGGATGTAAGATGTTTTCCAATGCTGCCACATCACGATTGTCGCCCGCCTTTACAAATGCCTCGATTGCTTTCTCTGCCTGTTCCATTTTTATTTGTTTAAGATGTTTGTAAATAGTTCTTTCTGATGATTTAGTTGTTGTTGGACATATGCTTTATCTTCCGTTCCGTCCAATAAATAACAGTAAATCTCCTTTATGCCTATAAAATTCAGCATCTGCTGCAAATGCGTTTCTACCAGATTGGGCATATCTGATTGGAGTTCCCCCATCGTGGATAGAATGTAAGCTTTTTTGTTTTGCAGTAATCCGATTGCTTCGTCCTCCTGGTACCTGAAAGTTTTACCTGTGCGCAACACCAGGTCAAAATAGGCTTTCAGCGAGGAAGGGATACCAAAATTGTACATAGGAACCGTGATAAGGATTTCATCGCATCCGAATAATTCAGCTATCAACCGGTCAGACAATTGCAGGCGGTCTGAATTATCCCCGGCAGCATAGAATGCCCCAAGTACTTCCTGCTCGAGATGGGGAATGAGCGAGGTGCCGACTTCGCGTATATTGACGCTTCCACCCGGATTCAGCTCTTTCCATGCCTGTACAAAATTGTCTCCCGCACTGCGGGAATAGGAGTTTTTCAGGCGTAAGCTGCTGTCAATTCTCAATAATGTCTTCATCTTTTTTACGCTTTCTATGGAAGACAGTTTGCGTACTAAATATGTGACAGCCTGGTAATATTTCTTAACTTATCCGGGTCTACAATGGAGTATATTTCCTCGATTAATCCATCTTTATTTAATTGGAGGATATGACAGTTATGGAGCTTTTCATGCTCCCAAAAACAGATAGCAGGCTGATGATTGAAAAATTGAAAGGTGAATGTTTTTCCCATCAGAAAGTGCTGCTGTACATACACCAATAAAGTGGCCGTAGCTGTCTTTCCTATCTCCGAACCGCTCACTACCTGCACTTTAGAGCCCCCGTCCGCACTTAGTTTTATATCGTTTACCAATAAGTTCTGCAATTCTACGATGTCAGCCTGAGCCAATGCTTTCTGATACCTGCCCAAGGTCTCGAATGATTGATCCGAATGTGGGCTATAACTTGCGTATTTACTATTTTTTAATTGTTTATTGGCCCTGCTTAACAGTTGACGTGAATTTTCCATGGTTATTTCAAGCAGTTCGGCAATCTCTGCATGTGAATAATCGAAGCCCTCTTTCAAAATGAAAGCCGCCCTTTCTTTTGGATTCAGGTACTCCAGCAGCACGAGCATGGTATAAGTGGCGGTCTCCTCTTTTATGAGTTTTGCATCGGCATTTTCAAATGAAACAGGTTCGGGGAGCCATTCGCCGAAAACTTCTTTTTTACTTTGGCGGGTCTTAAAATTTATGGCATGATTAATCGTGCTTTTAATCAAAAAGTTGGATTCGTGGCGAATGTTTGATTTATCCAACGTAATGTATTTTTCCAGTACATCCTGTACCAAATCCTTTGCATCTTCGTAAGAACCGACAATATTATAGGCATAGGTCAGGAGTTTATTATAGTACCTTTGCATTGGCTTTAAAATTTTATTGAAGTTACCCGCTTCCTCGTTTGCAGATAGCAGGTTTAAATTACTCCTCGACCGTCTGATAGATACCCCTTTCCATCGTAATAGCATGTTGCGCTAAAAAGGCCGGCAAATTAATCCCTGCCCTTTGCATCGCCTCCCTTATGACTACGCTGGCATCCTCCATGCGCTGTCGGTGTTCCCAGGTGGCAACCGTAATAACCTGAAGGTCTCCACTATCATCTGTCTGTTGAAAAATTTCATATTTTACAAAGCCAGGCTGCTGCCGGAGCGTATTCCTGATGAAAAGCGATTTTTCAGCATACGCCGCAATAGCTTTTTGGGGAATGCTGATTTTATCAATAACGGCCACCTGTTCTGAAACAATGCGCTCTTCTCTGTTTTTTTGTTCCATTTTGAATTGATTTTTATGTTGACCAAATGCTTTCATCGCCATAAGGATAGGCATGATAAGGATTATGGTTTTTAATATTTGCTTCATACAACTTGTAATTATTGTTTCCATCTCAGTTTACCGTTTTTATCGAACATTTCGATAGACGGGTTGCCCAGAGTAACAACTGCCATGATGATAAGATAAATCATATTCGGCCCCGGGCTCATCAACATCAGAAAAGCTGCTACAGCAAGCCATAAAAGCTCATGAATAGCATTCATCGCTATTTAAATTTAAGCATTGATTTTCTTGGATATCAGATTGTCCAGTGAATATTTTCCGCTGCCCTGAATAAATAGTGCCAGGCATAAGCCGATCATCAGCAAGTGATATTCGAATCCCTCACCCTCCTTATCGCCAAACCAGTTCATAAAAAAGCCATGCTCAAGATGTCCTGCAAATAAAATTATCCCAATAAAAAGGCCTCCCATTGCAATTGCCCAAAAACGGGAGGCAAAGCCTGTTATTATAAAAATGGGTGCAAAGAACTCTATTAAAATAACTAATAATCCAACAAGCCATGGGTGTCCCATCTGTTGCAAACCCTCCAAAGTATGGGTAAACCCAAAGCCGCCAAACCAGCCTAACATAGCCTGCGCTCCGTGTGGAAACATAACGATGCCTATGGTCAGGCGAATAATCAGACCTGTATAATCGTTGTGCGTATTGAAAATTTGATGTTTCATGATTTCTTTCGTTATTTAATGCTACCATTATTCAAAATACTTTTCTCATGAAAAGTCCAAAGTTGCTGTAGTTTGTGGCAAAACGTCCGTACTGGTCAAAATTTGCGGCCAAGCCAAACTGTTTGCTTCCGGTATCTATCCCTGCCCTTGCATATTGATAGCTGCGGCTATGTCCGTCCCGGTTCCATGTGGTCATATATTGAAATCGGGCGTATAGGTTTACAGGCCTGTTGGCGGCTCCATGATATTCAATAAAGCCCATCAGTTCGAGATTGGGGTCAGACCATATATCCATCCTCGGGTAAACCAGCACAGATGTTGTTTTCCCTTTATGGAAATACTGGAAAAATACAGATGGTCTTACCCGGTTCACGGGCGTGAAGATGGTTCCAACTCCTGATGTCCATCGTTGACTCATCGCATAGGAAATGTAAGACTGGCTCATGATTTCATTTCCCCGCTTTTTATCATAAGGTATAAGAACCGACGAGGTATGAAAGAACCCGAGGGATTTC
Above is a genomic segment from Chitinophaga pollutisoli containing:
- a CDS encoding DoxX family protein; translation: MKHQIFNTHNDYTGLIIRLTIGIVMFPHGAQAMLGWFGGFGFTHTLEGLQQMGHPWLVGLLVILIEFFAPIFIITGFASRFWAIAMGGLFIGIILFAGHLEHGFFMNWFGDKEGEGFEYHLLMIGLCLALFIQGSGKYSLDNLISKKINA
- a CDS encoding PQQ-dependent sugar dehydrogenase, coding for MRIATTEGKLSEPITGLPEVNAKGQGGLLGLRVDPDFATNRMVYWVFSEQRPGGTLTSVAKGKLSADEKKIEGATVIYRATPEYDGTLHYGGRILIDKEGNLLVSTGERSDLATRPQAQDLKSGLGKIVRITKDGKPAAGNPFAGNADARPELYSYGHRNVQGLAFHPVTGDLWETEFGPRGGDELNRVEPGKNYGWPTITYGLEYSGKKIGDSIQQKAGLEQPVYYWDPVLSPSGMTFYTGTDIPEWKNNLFISGLSSTHIARLVIENNKVVGEELILPKEGQRFRDITQGNDGALYTVTDQGRLYRIAKK
- a CDS encoding nuclear transport factor 2 family protein, which codes for MEQAEKAIEAFVKAGDNRDVAALENILHPCFQNIQDGFFDEKGIFVFSKSDYIDLIRTKRFGGSPRSLVINSMEQSGNMAIAQTTLESAYLIFHSLIICIRDTGDWKIINNTPTIQVK
- a CDS encoding NAD(P)H-dependent oxidoreductase, which translates into the protein MKTLLRIDSSLRLKNSYSRSAGDNFVQAWKELNPGGSVNIREVGTSLIPHLEQEVLGAFYAAGDNSDRLQLSDRLIAELFGCDEILITVPMYNFGIPSSLKAYFDLVLRTGKTFRYQEDEAIGLLQNKKAYILSTMGELQSDMPNLVETHLQQMLNFIGIKEIYCYLLDGTEDKAYVQQQLNHQKELFTNILNK
- a CDS encoding sigma-70 family RNA polymerase sigma factor produces the protein MQRYYNKLLTYAYNIVGSYEDAKDLVQDVLEKYITLDKSNIRHESNFLIKSTINHAINFKTRQSKKEVFGEWLPEPVSFENADAKLIKEETATYTMLVLLEYLNPKERAAFILKEGFDYSHAEIAELLEITMENSRQLLSRANKQLKNSKYASYSPHSDQSFETLGRYQKALAQADIVELQNLLVNDIKLSADGGSKVQVVSGSEIGKTATATLLVYVQQHFLMGKTFTFQFFNHQPAICFWEHEKLHNCHILQLNKDGLIEEIYSIVDPDKLRNITRLSHI
- a CDS encoding antibiotic biosynthesis monooxygenase — its product is MKQILKTIILIMPILMAMKAFGQHKNQFKMEQKNREERIVSEQVAVIDKISIPQKAIAAYAEKSLFIRNTLRQQPGFVKYEIFQQTDDSGDLQVITVATWEHRQRMEDASVVIREAMQRAGINLPAFLAQHAITMERGIYQTVEE
- a CDS encoding S8 family serine peptidase, coding for MKKMLLALLPLAIAGGSTIAQTKPFYYADGKRMYLDADTTAIFVKFKDLEAKVPFEQTVHATGVVSAEKTRYPSVQKIHLDPNSKTSAMAAIRSNNAIAYSWQALTAGDNEPIIPTGEIIVMPKPGGPDVATLVKKLDLDVIIKEKDPLLDGAVALVVPNDADLFDFANRIYESGGVKYATPNFWMHFSNEAPNDPLYNQQTWLNNTANPLIDINVEDTWPLTTNLVKIAVMDDGIAAHPDFPAGALQTGWAPRNPGGGGLPNYSRTGVGHGQSVAGIIAAKANNNTGIAGGYQGPCQLYSLNIFWDGLETAQDIANAFNYARNNLNVDVINGSWGYSPGANFDNINTAIDNAAIHGRGGKGIAIVQSSGNDITMTNLTVRYPATRSTVTAVGAIDDNGVVTYFSCRGPELDVVALGEVTSVLTTDLQGAPGDNSGDYRWFGGTSAAAPMVAAIAAGAISISPNASSVRINSALTSGTRDLGPWFFDNDYGWGLVNGCAALATAVAVQCEITGPQYVGTMGGYFAVTNLPANLPLTVEWLHSGSAQYTLTPTSPNGSTCTIVPTTNGQITLSALIRGVCDVAQLILFLPTIYTVVPLAAPIEQYIISPVPASQQLTVKINEENGKPVSDIREVSLFDKTGLLKVVRRFPAGQRNVTIDISHLPADIYVVKVDDENKSTEIFAKQIVIGR
- a CDS encoding sialidase family protein, whose amino-acid sequence is MKASLLKCSLFLALLLASGAEVRAQQAPPGAIVTYVPAETKTYIGSPSLAILPDGSYVASHDFFGPQSSEFVQAVTRVFRSRDKGKSWEQVSTVNGAFWSSLFVHKDTLYLLGPDRHHGTVLIRRSTDAGATWTQPLTRDNGLLLAGMYHCAPMPVLVHNGRIWRAMETAHGPVLDWGKRYGAMMMSAPVDADLLKAASWTVSNSILYDSTWLDGHFTGWLEGNAVAAPDGSIVNILRVDDRSSLDEKAAVVRVSANGKQATFDAANDFIPFPGGSKKFVIRFDEKSGRYWTLSNIIPQQFRDQFPKRNPATFRNTLALMSSADLRNWQTHEIILQHPDVLHHGFQYVDWQFEGNDIIVLSRTAFGEGAGKAHNNHDANYLTFHRIKKFRKLERLNL